The following proteins are encoded in a genomic region of Palaemon carinicauda isolate YSFRI2023 chromosome 19, ASM3689809v2, whole genome shotgun sequence:
- the Nt5a gene encoding 5'-nucleotidase domain-containing protein 1: MPERKVTFEYTETEENVFTATMVLHNVDVDDFSFREKIMKKKYYCKNNKRKKQQPFPNADVFKFSDYDCIGFDLDNTICRYKIGEIMRLEYNLIADYLVNRYGYEQELLLPIDDDMDFLQKGLIMDIKRGNFLKCSDGGQILRATHGTRPMTQQEIVDTYGTERLWEPVLDFMRTLTDHPANGQSSREIRSFKDYFDLPAAVACARAIDAQDSSEEGPLEEYDIWPDVHVAMCNMYRREHFRNDLGGFFPEIKANPDKYIYEASDKMKKWLRAMNDHTFTFLISGSSIDYASMIAHYVLGPDWRDYFDLIICTAKKPGFFTGNRPFRQVEGADDAEEVPGHKLMIDETYSGGNWSELLGLVKRESGVENPHCLYVGDHLAQDVVAPSLQGIDTVAIVEELAAEGMTGDSMCHDAGSDLMSMYWGSFFTTDGDHDVFGLDRINTLYGSIPLKHSRLAIPNIEAVARYPIKHQYEAFSPDTSGFFPGDPVILHF, translated from the coding sequence ATGCCCGAAAGGAAAGTCACCTTTGAATACACTGAGACTGAGGAAAACGTCTTCACCGCAACCATGGTTCTTCACAACGTAGATGTTGATGACTTCTCATTCAGGGAAAAAATCATGAAGAAGAAGTACTATTGTAAGAACAACAAGAGGAAGAAGCAGCAGCCGTTCCCTAACGCGGACGTCTTCAAATTTTCCGATTACGATTGCATTGGGTTTGACTTAGATAACACGATCTGTCGCTACAAAATTGGTGAGATTATGAGACTAGAGTACAATCTGATCGCTGATTATCTAGTGAATCGTTATGGTTACGAACAGGAGCTTCTTCTTCCTATAGACGACGATATGGATTTCTTGCAGAAGGGGCTAATCATGGATATCAAAAGAGGAAACTTTCTGAAGTGCTCTGATGGTGGTCAGATTCTCAGAGCAACGCACGGGACCCGTCCCATGACCCAACAAGAAATCGTAGACACGTATGGGACGGAAAGGCTGTGGGAACCCGTCCTTGATTTCATGAGAACACTTACGGATCATCCCGCGAATGGTCAGTCTTCTCGTGAAATCCGTTCTTTCAAGGATTACTTTGATTTGCCCGCTGCTGTAGCTTGTGCTAGAGCTATTGATGCCCAGGATAGCTCGGAGGAAGGTCCCCTCGAGGAATATGACATTTGGCCTGATGTTCATGTTGCTATGTGCAACATGTATCGCCGGGAACACTTCCGCAATGACCTTGGCGGGTTCTTCCCTGAAATCAAGGCAAATCCTGACAAGTACATTTACGAGGCGAGCGATAAGATGAAAAAATGGCTAAGAGCAATGAATGACCATACTTTTACATTCCTTATATCTGGATCGAGCATAGATTATGCCTCTATGATTGCTCACTATGTTCTCGGACCGGACTGGAGAGACTACTTTGACCTGATTATTTGCACAGCCAAGAAACCGGGATTTTTCACCGGTAATCGTCCTTTCCGCCAAGTCGAAGGAGCAGATGATGCCGAAGAAGTCCCAGGTCATAAACTAATGATTGATGAAACCTATTCAGGAGGAAATTGGTCGGAACTCTTAGGCCTAGTCAAACGGGAGAGCGGAGTTGAAAACCCTCACTGCCTCTACGTTGGGGACCACCTTGCGCAAGATGTCGTAGCTCCCTCCCTCCAAGGCATTGATACCGTTGCCATAGTAGAAGAACTAGCAGCGGAGGGCATGACTGGCGATTCCATGTGCCATGACGCAGGGTCTGACCTCATGAGTATGTATTGGGGCTCATTTTTCACGACAGACGGAGACCACGACGTGTTTGGCCTCGACCGCATTAATACGCTCTACGGCTCCATACCGTTGAAACATTCTAGGCTCGCAATTCCTAATATTGAAGCGGTCGCACGTTACCCCATCAAACACCAGTACGAAGCTTTCAGTCCGGACACATCTGGTTTCTTCCCAGGCGACCCCGTTATTCTTCATTTCTAA